The Enteractinococcus fodinae genome has a segment encoding these proteins:
- the glpK gene encoding glycerol kinase GlpK: MVAASSPTIIMALDLGTTSTRVALYDAAGEAVTIVAREHRQYFPHPGWVEHDAHEIWSNIRELTALALARAQLTAADIATIGITNQRETVVAWDATTSRPIHRAIVWQDSRTDGVIADLVQAGHNATVQQTTGLNLSAYFSASKMAWILEHTREAADLAARGDLRFGTIDTWIIWNLTGGRVHATDITNASRTSLMNITTGQWDYELGAVFGIDPDVLEVALPAIHPSVYNYGTVAPGLAIAGVPITGVLGDQQAASFGQTIFAAGEAKNTYGTGCFLLYNTGSKPVFSTSGLLTTVAYQLPDAAPVYALEGSVAQAGSVVQWLRDQLGIIRTSAEIESLANSVDDHGGVYFVPAFSGLFAPWWRADASGTIIGLTSYATAGHIARAALDATAYQTLDVISAVETDTGHKLQQLNVDGGMTVNEQLMQFQADILDVEVHRSADVETTARGAAYAAGLGVGIWASTDELRDLWRSGGTWSPDIDPNKRRRLIAGWHRAIEHAIGWSGDQSS, translated from the coding sequence ATGGTTGCAGCATCTTCACCCACGATCATTATGGCCCTTGACTTGGGGACCACCTCAACGCGGGTAGCGCTGTATGACGCTGCGGGGGAGGCCGTGACCATCGTGGCACGCGAACATCGCCAGTATTTCCCGCACCCCGGGTGGGTGGAACACGATGCTCATGAGATTTGGTCGAATATTCGGGAACTTACGGCGCTAGCACTGGCGCGGGCCCAGTTGACGGCCGCCGATATCGCAACCATAGGCATCACGAATCAGCGTGAAACCGTGGTCGCATGGGATGCCACCACCTCACGACCGATCCATCGTGCCATTGTCTGGCAAGATTCCCGCACCGACGGGGTCATCGCGGACCTGGTGCAGGCCGGACATAATGCCACCGTACAACAGACCACCGGGCTGAATCTTTCGGCGTATTTCTCGGCATCGAAAATGGCCTGGATCCTAGAACATACCCGGGAGGCTGCCGACCTGGCAGCACGCGGCGATCTGCGCTTTGGCACGATCGATACCTGGATCATCTGGAATCTAACCGGTGGACGCGTCCACGCTACGGACATTACCAATGCTTCTCGGACCTCCCTGATGAACATCACGACCGGCCAGTGGGACTATGAGCTCGGAGCGGTATTCGGCATCGACCCTGACGTGCTTGAAGTCGCGCTCCCTGCCATCCACCCATCGGTATACAACTACGGGACGGTCGCACCCGGACTGGCTATCGCCGGGGTTCCGATTACCGGCGTCCTGGGGGACCAGCAGGCGGCCAGTTTTGGACAAACCATTTTTGCTGCCGGGGAAGCGAAAAACACCTACGGTACCGGGTGTTTCTTGTTGTATAACACCGGGTCGAAACCCGTCTTTTCTACCAGTGGTTTGTTGACCACGGTGGCCTATCAGCTTCCCGATGCTGCCCCGGTGTATGCGCTGGAAGGCTCGGTGGCCCAAGCCGGCTCCGTGGTGCAGTGGTTGCGAGATCAACTCGGGATCATTAGAACATCAGCCGAGATTGAATCGTTGGCCAATAGCGTCGACGATCACGGCGGCGTGTACTTCGTCCCGGCATTTTCTGGGTTATTTGCGCCGTGGTGGCGCGCTGATGCGTCCGGGACGATCATCGGACTCACCAGTTATGCCACTGCTGGCCACATTGCACGGGCTGCTCTGGATGCGACCGCGTATCAAACGCTGGATGTTATCAGCGCGGTCGAAACCGATACCGGGCATAAGCTTCAACAGCTCAACGTGGACGGCGGGATGACCGTCAACGAACAACTCATGCAATTCCAAGCCGATATTTTAGATGTCGAGGTCCACCGCAGCGCTGACGTTGAAACTACCGCTCGTGGCGCAGCGTACGCGGCCGGTTTGGGGGTTGGCATCTGGGCTTCGACCGACGAGTTGCGCGATCTATGGCGTTCCGGAGGGACCTGGAGCCCAGATATTGATCCGAACAAGCGTCGGCGTCTCATAGCTGGCTGGCACCGGGCCATTGAGCACGCGATTGGGTGGTCGGGGGACCAGAGCAGTTAG
- a CDS encoding alpha/beta fold hydrolase, with product MTARLRPRYLVRDRSVLTGHRQRDPQRFGLRVSDPLTGAPFEIAVFRYPGPPGAQQILGVHGFRGDHHGLELMVDGLASYEVWVPDLPGFGVSGAMPEAEHNVEHYAQIINQVAQHMLHPVLLGHSFGSVIAAAAVASGAGHYPHVVLLNPIAKPALEAASPTDRAATLMTDGFYRVCAALPAALGRTLLGNQLIVWATGAFMTKTEDPRILAYTHDQHQAYFSGFDSPTTLLEAYRASITHTVADFADHLSIPVTMLGGAADELSSPEDIAALADVIVSDDVEFYVLENTGHLMHYERAGAVAVLIMSRLADTT from the coding sequence ATGACTGCCCGCTTGCGGCCGCGGTATTTAGTTCGTGACCGTTCAGTGTTGACCGGGCATCGACAACGGGATCCGCAACGTTTCGGATTACGCGTCAGTGATCCACTGACAGGCGCGCCATTCGAAATTGCCGTCTTCCGGTATCCCGGCCCACCGGGTGCCCAACAGATACTTGGAGTTCATGGCTTCCGGGGTGATCACCACGGCTTAGAGCTGATGGTCGATGGGCTAGCTTCCTATGAGGTGTGGGTTCCTGATCTTCCAGGTTTTGGCGTATCTGGTGCGATGCCAGAGGCTGAGCACAACGTCGAGCACTACGCCCAGATCATCAATCAGGTGGCCCAACATATGCTCCATCCTGTGCTGTTGGGGCATTCATTCGGATCGGTGATTGCTGCAGCCGCTGTTGCCTCCGGAGCGGGGCACTACCCTCACGTGGTGCTGCTGAACCCCATCGCTAAACCCGCGCTTGAGGCGGCCTCACCCACCGACCGGGCCGCGACCCTGATGACCGACGGGTTCTATCGCGTCTGTGCAGCACTGCCAGCAGCACTGGGACGGACCTTATTGGGCAACCAACTTATCGTGTGGGCCACGGGGGCCTTTATGACCAAAACCGAGGATCCACGCATCCTGGCGTACACCCATGATCAACATCAGGCCTACTTCTCCGGCTTTGACTCCCCCACAACGCTATTGGAAGCCTACCGGGCCTCCATCACGCACACCGTGGCAGATTTTGCCGACCACCTTTCAATACCCGTAACCATGTTGGGAGGGGCAGCTGACGAACTGTCGTCCCCCGAAGATATCGCGGCGCTCGCAGATGTGATCGTCAGTGACGACGTGGAATTCTACGTGCTGGAAAATACTGGCCATCTGATGCACTATGAACGCGCTGGAGCAGTGGCGGTATTGATCATGTCACGCCTGGCTGATACCACATAG
- a CDS encoding PDDEXK nuclease domain-containing protein — protein sequence MSSADLALPDDYRQTLEALKHRVNQAQIQARRTINTELIQLYWAIGKEILLRQERQGWGSKIIARLAEDLRAEFPQMRGFSPRNLQYMTTFARHWNVEAIAPQPVAQLPWGHIRTLLDKPLSQEARQWYAAAAVEFGWSRNVLLNMIKNNTLERTGAAPSNFPQRLPAPESELAQQVAKDPYTFEFLGLAGEVAERDVEQALTERIVETLRELGPGFAFVGRQVHFEVGGDDYYIDLLFFHVEQLRYFVIELKTGKFQPEYAGKLNFYVAVVDDQLKREAHSQTVGILICGSKNDHSVRYALSRSDSPMAVATYTYDSLPTEEKKALPAEHELSAAFEQIENPGQS from the coding sequence ATGTCTTCTGCCGATCTTGCCTTGCCCGACGATTACCGTCAGACACTCGAAGCGCTCAAACACCGGGTAAACCAAGCCCAAATTCAGGCGCGGCGCACCATCAACACCGAGCTGATTCAGCTGTACTGGGCCATCGGCAAAGAAATCCTCCTGCGGCAAGAACGGCAAGGCTGGGGCAGCAAAATCATCGCGCGCCTAGCCGAAGACTTACGGGCCGAGTTTCCACAGATGCGCGGCTTTTCACCTCGAAATCTGCAGTATATGACCACTTTCGCTCGACACTGGAACGTCGAGGCAATTGCGCCACAACCTGTGGCGCAATTGCCGTGGGGGCATATCCGCACACTTCTCGACAAACCCTTGAGTCAAGAAGCGCGACAATGGTACGCCGCCGCGGCCGTTGAATTTGGGTGGTCGCGCAATGTGTTGCTCAACATGATCAAAAACAACACGCTTGAACGCACCGGAGCAGCACCGTCGAACTTCCCGCAGCGCTTACCCGCACCCGAGTCAGAACTGGCACAGCAGGTGGCAAAAGATCCCTACACTTTCGAATTTCTGGGATTAGCTGGCGAAGTCGCTGAGCGAGACGTGGAACAAGCGCTGACGGAGCGGATTGTGGAAACTTTACGCGAGCTGGGACCTGGTTTCGCGTTCGTCGGGCGCCAAGTGCATTTCGAAGTTGGTGGCGATGACTACTACATTGATTTGTTGTTCTTCCACGTCGAGCAGCTGCGCTACTTTGTCATTGAACTGAAAACCGGCAAATTCCAGCCCGAATACGCTGGGAAACTAAATTTCTACGTTGCTGTAGTCGATGATCAGCTCAAGCGTGAAGCCCACAGTCAGACGGTTGGGATCTTGATCTGCGGCAGTAAAAACGACCACAGCGTCCGGTACGCCCTGAGCCGGTCCGACTCCCCTATGGCTGTGGCCACCTACACCTATGACTCCTTGCCTACCGAGGAGAAAAAAGCGTTGCCCGCCGAACACGAACTCTCAGCGGCTTTCGAACAGATTGAAAATCCTGGCCAGTCCTAA
- the metK gene encoding methionine adenosyltransferase: MYEPYAGIGDGQLRLFTSESVTAGHPDKICDQISDAVLDAIIAKDSNAKVAVETLVTTGFVQVAGEVNTSAYVEIPEIVRQTILNIGYDSSAHGFDGATCGVNVSIGQQSSDIHHGVSTSLEARDGSVDEIDKQGAGDQGIMFGYASNETPAFMPAPIYLAHRLSERLTTVRQQPNSPMPYLRPDGKTQVTIGYDEDHIPRTVETVVVSTQHLAEVSQEQLHQDVQEHVITPVLVNFGLPHDDVDIIINPSGPFVIGGPVGDAGLTGRKIIVDTYGGMARHGGGAFSGKDPSKVDRSAAYATRWVAKNIVAAELADRVEVQVAYAIGKARPVGLYVDTFGTEKVSHQQIVAAINEVFDLRPAAVVQDLQLLRPIYQATAANGHFGRELPDFTWERTDKVDQLRAAVGW; this comes from the coding sequence ATGTATGAACCTTACGCTGGTATCGGCGACGGCCAACTGCGTCTGTTCACTTCAGAATCCGTAACCGCCGGGCACCCAGATAAGATCTGCGATCAGATCTCTGATGCGGTACTCGATGCGATTATCGCGAAAGATTCTAACGCCAAAGTGGCCGTTGAGACTCTGGTGACCACTGGGTTCGTACAGGTAGCGGGGGAAGTTAACACCTCTGCCTACGTTGAAATCCCGGAGATTGTGCGCCAAACGATCCTAAATATTGGCTATGACTCCTCCGCGCATGGTTTTGATGGCGCCACCTGCGGGGTCAATGTATCGATCGGCCAGCAGTCCTCTGATATCCACCACGGCGTTTCGACTTCGCTGGAAGCCCGCGATGGTTCCGTCGATGAAATCGATAAACAGGGTGCAGGCGACCAAGGCATCATGTTCGGTTATGCCTCTAACGAGACCCCGGCCTTCATGCCAGCCCCAATCTATTTGGCCCACCGACTCTCCGAGCGACTCACCACCGTGCGGCAGCAGCCCAACTCACCGATGCCATACCTCCGGCCCGACGGCAAAACTCAGGTAACGATTGGCTACGACGAAGACCACATCCCACGCACGGTTGAGACAGTCGTCGTCTCCACCCAGCATTTAGCCGAAGTCTCTCAAGAACAACTCCACCAAGACGTTCAAGAGCACGTCATCACCCCGGTCTTGGTCAATTTCGGTTTGCCCCACGATGACGTCGATATCATCATCAACCCCTCGGGTCCCTTTGTGATCGGTGGCCCAGTCGGTGACGCCGGTCTGACCGGACGCAAGATCATCGTCGACACCTACGGTGGGATGGCCCGCCACGGCGGCGGCGCTTTCTCAGGTAAAGATCCCTCCAAAGTGGACCGCTCCGCTGCCTACGCAACCCGCTGGGTCGCCAAAAACATCGTCGCAGCTGAACTCGCTGATCGCGTAGAAGTCCAAGTCGCCTATGCCATTGGTAAAGCGCGTCCGGTCGGTCTCTACGTCGATACCTTCGGTACCGAAAAGGTCAGTCACCAACAGATCGTGGCGGCCATTAACGAAGTCTTTGATCTGCGCCCCGCAGCAGTCGTCCAAGATCTTCAACTGCTCCGCCCCATCTACCAAGCCACCGCCGCCAACGGTCACTTCGGTCGCGAACTGCCAGATTTCACCTGGGAACGCACCGATAAAGTTGATCAATTGCGCGCCGCGGTAGGCTGGTGA
- a CDS encoding DegV family protein, translating to MTEVDDWIARLAARSRDMRTEAVGWARYITPPRRERLAIVTDSSAALPDQVYKLPTGSDLFVVPIPVMIGDQIYTEDDEILHQDLAIALAAGTPLRTSRPSPGHFSATYRHIADQGYGQILSIHLSSKLSGTTDAARIAAQTAPIPVTVLDSYNAGISLGNAVLDVLLRTRLGLSTPFLASIATRQARAGQTIFTVPNLDTLRKGGRISALTGLLGQLLQVRPVMHLHDGAIALLDRPRSEAKALATMTELALAVEPPVRLSVQAYGDFDTAHQLAAELQDHSVMPVPVVRLPAVLAAHLGLGALGVSMSPDLDYVSYGAN from the coding sequence ATGACCGAGGTCGATGATTGGATAGCCCGATTGGCCGCCCGGTCGCGCGATATGCGCACCGAGGCGGTCGGCTGGGCACGCTACATCACCCCGCCACGCCGTGAACGCCTAGCCATTGTCACCGACAGTTCGGCCGCGTTGCCCGATCAGGTGTATAAATTACCGACGGGCTCAGATTTATTTGTGGTCCCCATTCCGGTCATGATTGGCGACCAGATTTATACCGAAGACGACGAAATACTGCACCAGGATCTGGCCATTGCTTTAGCGGCTGGCACCCCACTGCGGACCTCACGGCCATCACCCGGGCACTTCTCCGCAACCTACCGACACATCGCCGACCAGGGGTACGGTCAGATTCTGTCGATTCACCTGTCATCGAAGCTCTCGGGCACCACCGACGCGGCACGTATCGCAGCCCAAACAGCCCCCATTCCCGTGACCGTGCTGGATTCTTATAACGCTGGCATATCGTTGGGCAATGCGGTGCTCGATGTCCTCTTGCGCACGCGGTTAGGCCTGTCAACACCGTTCCTGGCCAGCATCGCCACTCGCCAGGCGCGAGCAGGGCAAACAATTTTTACCGTGCCGAACCTTGACACGTTGCGCAAAGGCGGACGCATTTCGGCGCTGACCGGACTGCTGGGCCAACTGCTCCAGGTTCGCCCTGTCATGCACTTGCACGACGGCGCCATCGCATTGCTCGATCGTCCCCGGAGCGAAGCCAAAGCACTGGCCACGATGACCGAGCTTGCACTAGCAGTAGAACCGCCCGTACGGTTGAGCGTCCAAGCCTACGGCGACTTCGACACAGCCCACCAGTTGGCCGCGGAGTTACAAGATCACTCCGTCATGCCCGTACCCGTCGTGCGGCTGCCGGCCGTGCTAGCAGCCCATTTAGGCCTCGGCGCGCTTGGTGTATCGATGAGCCCGGACTTGGACTACGTTAGTTACGGGGCCAACTAA
- a CDS encoding primosomal protein N' family DNA-binding protein → MPQTDALFDLPESRASLPPVADGWPAQPVAKVLLEAPVLHLDRLFDYLIPHELDTAAQPGVRIKVRFGHQELFGWLIERSDTIDTAARLSTIRKVVSVLPVLEPQVLALAREVAQQYGSITADVLRAVIPRRVAAVERDIAQQLDDDRIPAPPTVSSPTDMPLGDSNAPTFSWELLEGAAELFTPGHRGHYAMTLPSAHGSWDAMGVLADAAQRLAATEQNTLIVVPDHKHLARLQKHLEEDLGQRGFALLSAEQGNTARYRAFLEILTGQHRIVIGTRSAIWAPLNHIDAIFVWEPTSEHLIEPRTPYFHVHTVARLRARQHHARLVLASTSRAITVQQLVSTGELAQIGVNRATRNALAPRVVATSDSFHAERDPLAQIARIPHLAHRTAQEALQGKHAPPGPVLVQVARAGFIPGLFCSQCGESARCRHCTGPLGYTDRLAVQRHEASCRWCGIKERHFACTNCGSRQLRAGARGVHRTADELGRAFPMTPVMSSSADHLLVTVADQPAIVIATPGAEPVAPGGYAAALLLDGDAQLQREGLDVPEHVLGHWMRASTLVRSARDGGVVVVTAEYDDAVAALVQMNPIAWADRQLAQRQQLGLPPAVRVAELLGPLDEVTKTIRHTPLPYQADQSPWIGPVPFEEHTHRALLFFPHHVADQVISALKTTRAQLSARGEATTVRLRVDPTDVL, encoded by the coding sequence GTGCCCCAAACAGATGCTTTATTTGATCTCCCAGAATCGCGGGCAAGCCTCCCGCCAGTAGCCGACGGCTGGCCCGCTCAGCCTGTCGCAAAAGTCCTCCTCGAAGCGCCGGTCTTGCATCTGGACCGGCTCTTTGACTACCTCATTCCCCACGAGCTCGATACGGCAGCCCAGCCCGGGGTCCGAATCAAAGTGCGATTCGGCCACCAAGAACTGTTCGGCTGGCTTATTGAACGCTCAGACACGATTGATACAGCCGCCCGGTTAAGCACGATCCGGAAAGTAGTCTCTGTGCTACCCGTGTTGGAACCCCAGGTTCTCGCGCTGGCACGCGAGGTCGCTCAACAGTACGGTTCCATCACCGCTGATGTCCTTCGCGCGGTCATCCCGCGCCGTGTGGCGGCCGTTGAACGTGACATCGCACAGCAGCTGGACGACGATCGCATCCCGGCACCTCCGACCGTTTCATCGCCGACGGATATGCCATTGGGCGACAGCAACGCCCCAACATTTTCTTGGGAGCTGCTCGAAGGTGCAGCTGAACTGTTCACCCCGGGACACCGTGGTCACTACGCGATGACGCTACCGTCAGCTCATGGGTCATGGGACGCCATGGGGGTCCTGGCTGACGCAGCCCAACGACTGGCCGCCACCGAGCAGAACACACTGATCGTCGTGCCAGACCACAAACACTTGGCTCGTCTTCAAAAGCACCTGGAAGAAGACCTCGGACAGCGAGGCTTCGCCCTGCTCAGTGCAGAACAGGGTAATACGGCTCGGTATCGAGCGTTTTTAGAGATTCTGACCGGCCAACACCGCATCGTCATCGGGACCCGTTCAGCCATCTGGGCACCGTTGAACCACATCGACGCGATTTTTGTCTGGGAACCTACCAGTGAACACCTCATCGAACCCCGCACCCCGTATTTCCACGTCCACACGGTCGCACGCTTGCGTGCCAGGCAACACCATGCCCGCCTGGTCCTAGCCTCAACCTCCCGGGCTATCACTGTCCAGCAGCTGGTCTCCACAGGGGAACTGGCACAAATCGGCGTCAACCGAGCCACCCGAAATGCCCTGGCACCGCGAGTGGTTGCCACCTCAGATTCTTTTCACGCAGAACGCGACCCGCTGGCTCAAATCGCGCGCATTCCACACCTGGCACATCGCACCGCACAGGAGGCCCTCCAAGGCAAACATGCGCCACCAGGGCCGGTGCTGGTACAAGTCGCGCGAGCCGGTTTCATCCCGGGCCTGTTTTGTAGTCAGTGTGGCGAATCAGCCCGCTGCCGACACTGCACCGGACCACTGGGTTACACTGACCGACTCGCGGTCCAACGACACGAAGCATCGTGCCGTTGGTGTGGCATCAAAGAGCGCCACTTCGCGTGCACTAACTGCGGGTCACGTCAACTGCGCGCTGGGGCACGGGGAGTGCATCGAACCGCCGATGAGCTTGGCAGAGCCTTTCCCATGACCCCGGTCATGTCGTCTTCTGCAGATCACCTCCTGGTGACCGTGGCGGACCAGCCAGCCATCGTCATCGCCACCCCGGGAGCGGAACCGGTCGCACCGGGAGGCTATGCGGCCGCGCTCCTGCTGGACGGCGACGCCCAGTTACAGCGCGAGGGGCTCGATGTACCAGAACACGTTCTCGGCCACTGGATGCGCGCTTCAACGCTGGTTCGCTCAGCACGCGACGGGGGAGTGGTGGTCGTCACCGCGGAATATGATGACGCGGTTGCCGCTCTGGTCCAGATGAACCCCATCGCGTGGGCCGACCGCCAATTAGCCCAGCGCCAACAACTGGGTCTGCCACCGGCTGTACGGGTCGCAGAACTGCTCGGGCCGCTCGATGAGGTCACGAAAACGATTCGGCACACGCCGTTGCCGTATCAGGCAGATCAGTCTCCCTGGATTGGACCGGTGCCCTTCGAAGAACACACCCACCGGGCATTACTTTTTTTCCCGCATCACGTAGCAGATCAGGTGATTTCCGCGCTCAAAACAACCCGGGCACAACTCTCTGCGCGCGGTGAGGCAACCACCGTGCGGTTGCGGGTCGACCCAACCGATGTGCTGTAG
- the leuS gene encoding leucine--tRNA ligase, whose translation MKRRQDIVTNTSKHAGAEREEFSFAAIEQRWAGYWEKNKVFKASGDGQRPRKYVLDMFPYPSGDLHMGHAEAFAMGDVVARYWMLRGYDVLHPIGWDSFGLPAENAAIARDAHPAEWTYENIATQRSSFERYAISVDWDTILHTSDPEYYSWTQWLFLKFYERGLTYRKKSQVNWCPKDQTVLANEQVVDGACERCGTEVTKKALEQWYFKITDYAERLLQDMDSLEGHWPERVLNMQRNWIGKSTGATVTFSIEDGPELEVYTTRPDTLYGATFMVVAADADLAEELVTDEHAEALHDYREQLKHVSDIDRQSADRPKTGVFLGRYGINPLSGERVPVWASDYVLADYGTGAIMAVPAHDQRDMDFARAMDLPVRTVVDTGAEDPEVTGIATTEAGTNINSGELDGLSGEAAIAKSIELLAAKGTGYESVNYRLRDWLLSRQRFWGTPIPIIHCADCGLVPVPADQLPVELPKNLHGQQLAPKGQSPLAAAEDWVNVACPQCGGAATRDTDTMDTFVDSSWYYMRFVDSHNDQQIWDRDKLDRWAPVDQYVGGVEHAILHLLYSRFFTKALYDMGLVGFTEPFSRLLNQGQVLNGGKAMSKSLGNGVALGEQLDAFGVDAIRLTMVFASPPEDDIDWADVSPAASLKFLARAWRLAQDVQAAGSAPDTDPSSGVEALRQTTHKIVHDAENLLEDQKFNVVVARTMELVNATRKEIDNGAGAADPAVREATEVVAQLLSLVAPYTAEDMWAMLGHEPSVARSTWLQVDEALLVEDKITVIAQVQGKLRDRFEVPANISDDELEAMARASDNVQRAIGDKQIRKVIVVSGKLVNFVVG comes from the coding sequence ATGAAACGTAGACAGGACATCGTGACGAACACATCGAAGCATGCCGGCGCTGAGCGCGAAGAATTCTCGTTTGCAGCCATCGAGCAACGTTGGGCCGGTTATTGGGAAAAGAACAAAGTTTTCAAAGCCTCCGGCGACGGCCAACGGCCCCGAAAATATGTCCTCGATATGTTCCCGTACCCGTCCGGTGACCTACACATGGGCCATGCCGAAGCATTTGCCATGGGTGACGTCGTCGCCCGGTATTGGATGCTGCGCGGTTACGATGTGCTGCACCCCATCGGTTGGGACTCCTTCGGGCTGCCCGCCGAAAACGCAGCCATTGCCCGGGACGCCCACCCAGCGGAGTGGACCTATGAGAATATCGCCACCCAGCGATCCTCCTTTGAGCGGTATGCCATCTCGGTGGACTGGGACACTATCCTGCACACCTCGGATCCGGAGTACTACAGCTGGACCCAATGGCTGTTTCTGAAATTCTATGAGCGCGGACTGACCTACCGTAAAAAATCCCAGGTCAACTGGTGCCCCAAAGACCAGACCGTGCTGGCCAACGAGCAGGTCGTCGATGGTGCCTGCGAGCGCTGTGGCACTGAGGTCACCAAAAAGGCCTTGGAACAGTGGTACTTCAAAATTACCGACTACGCTGAACGGTTGCTCCAAGATATGGACTCGCTGGAGGGCCACTGGCCCGAGCGTGTGCTGAACATGCAGCGCAATTGGATCGGCAAATCCACCGGTGCCACCGTGACGTTCTCCATCGAGGATGGCCCTGAGCTTGAGGTGTACACGACCCGGCCTGACACCCTCTACGGTGCGACCTTCATGGTCGTGGCTGCCGATGCGGATCTCGCCGAAGAATTGGTGACCGACGAGCATGCCGAGGCATTGCACGACTACCGTGAACAGCTTAAACACGTTTCCGACATTGACCGGCAATCCGCCGATCGCCCAAAGACCGGCGTGTTCCTTGGGCGCTACGGCATCAACCCGCTGTCCGGCGAGCGCGTACCGGTATGGGCATCAGACTATGTTCTGGCCGACTACGGGACCGGTGCCATCATGGCAGTCCCTGCTCACGATCAGCGAGACATGGATTTCGCTCGGGCCATGGACCTGCCGGTGCGAACCGTCGTGGACACCGGTGCTGAGGACCCAGAAGTCACCGGCATCGCCACCACTGAGGCTGGCACCAACATTAACTCCGGTGAACTCGACGGCCTGTCAGGTGAAGCAGCGATCGCCAAATCGATTGAACTGCTTGCAGCAAAAGGCACCGGTTATGAATCAGTCAACTACCGGTTGCGCGACTGGCTGTTGTCCCGACAGCGGTTCTGGGGTACACCGATTCCCATCATTCACTGTGCAGATTGCGGACTCGTGCCGGTACCGGCAGATCAACTGCCGGTGGAACTGCCCAAAAACTTACACGGTCAACAGCTCGCCCCGAAAGGCCAGTCGCCACTGGCTGCCGCCGAAGACTGGGTCAACGTCGCGTGCCCGCAGTGTGGTGGAGCCGCTACACGAGATACCGATACGATGGACACCTTCGTCGACTCGTCGTGGTATTACATGCGCTTTGTCGACTCGCACAACGACCAGCAGATCTGGGATCGCGACAAGCTAGACCGCTGGGCGCCAGTCGACCAATACGTAGGCGGCGTTGAACACGCTATCTTGCACTTGTTATACTCACGGTTCTTCACCAAGGCCCTGTATGACATGGGCCTCGTCGGGTTTACCGAACCCTTTAGCCGACTGTTGAACCAAGGCCAAGTCCTCAACGGTGGCAAAGCCATGTCGAAGTCCCTGGGGAACGGGGTCGCACTGGGTGAACAACTCGATGCCTTCGGTGTGGACGCCATCCGATTGACCATGGTGTTTGCCTCACCACCAGAAGATGATATCGATTGGGCGGATGTTTCCCCGGCAGCTTCCCTGAAATTCCTGGCACGCGCCTGGCGACTGGCACAAGATGTCCAGGCTGCGGGTTCAGCCCCGGATACCGACCCTAGTAGCGGGGTAGAAGCCCTACGTCAGACGACCCACAAGATCGTCCATGATGCAGAGAACCTGCTGGAGGACCAGAAATTCAACGTCGTCGTGGCCCGGACCATGGAGCTGGTCAACGCGACCCGCAAAGAAATCGATAATGGAGCCGGTGCGGCCGATCCGGCGGTCCGAGAAGCCACCGAAGTTGTAGCTCAACTGCTGTCGCTGGTCGCGCCCTACACGGCAGAAGACATGTGGGCCATGCTAGGCCATGAGCCCTCAGTGGCACGGTCAACTTGGCTGCAGGTCGATGAGGCGTTGTTGGTTGAAGACAAGATCACCGTCATCGCTCAGGTCCAAGGCAAACTGCGGGATCGCTTCGAAGTGCCGGCGAATATTTCCGATGATGAGCTCGAAGCGATGGCCCGTGCATCTGACAACGTTCAACGAGCCATCGGCGATAAACAAATCCGCAAAGTTATCGTGGTCAGCGGTAAGCTCGTCAACTTCGTGGTGGGCTAA